A part of Aegilops tauschii subsp. strangulata cultivar AL8/78 chromosome 2, Aet v6.0, whole genome shotgun sequence genomic DNA contains:
- the LOC109734657 gene encoding probable inactive purple acid phosphatase 2 produces the protein MHPKTPLLLLLFFAAGEAAGTSLTATPTKLTQSDQEIKIRWSDLPSPDGLDHVAIYSPPSSSDRDFLGYIFLNGSASWRSGRGELTLPRLPNLRAPYQFRLFRWPAKEYSYHHVDHDGNPLPHGRHRVALSGEVAFAGSAARPEQVHLAFADRADEMRVMFVCADAVKRAVRYGLEKEEEKGWTEVGTEVRTYEQKHMCDAPANDSVGWRHPGFVFDGLMNGLEPGRRYFYKVGSDPGGWSETYSFISRDSEANETIAFLFGDMGTYVPYNTYIRTQDESLSTVKWILRDIEAVGDKPAFISHIGDISYARGYAWVWDHFFSQIEPIAANTPYHVCIGNHEYDWPSQPWKPSWSTYGKDGGGECGIPYSVKFRMPGNSVLPTGNGAPDTRNLYYSFDSGVVHFVYMSTETNFVQGSNQHNFLKADLEKVNRSRTPFVVFQGHRPMYTSSNEARDFAMRQQMIQHLEPLLVMYNVTLALWGHVHRYERFCPMKNSQCLNTSSSFIYPGAPVHVVIGMAGQDWQPIWQPRRDHPDVPIFPQPGISMYRGGEFGYTKLVATREKLTLMYVGNHDGQVHDMVEIFSGQTSTEASATEAVNQTKLGSGTSTKLKISPLYLEIGGSVMLALLLGFALGFLLRKKREAAQWTPVKNEES, from the exons ATGCACCCCAAAACCccgcttctcctcctcctcttcttcgccgccggCGAGGCCGCGGGGACCTCCCTCACGGCCACCCCGACGAAGCTCACCCAATCCGACCAAGAAATCAAGATCCGGTGGTCCGACCTCCCGTCCCCGGATGGCCTCGACCACGTGGCGATCTACTCCCCGCCGTCCTCCAGCGACCGCGACTTCCTCGGCTACATCTTCCTCAATGGCTCCGCCTCCTGGCGCAGCGGCCGCGGAGAGCTCACCCTCCCACGGCTCCCCAACCTGCGGGCGCCCTACCAGTTCCGCCTCTTCCGCTGGCCCGCCAAAGAGTACTCCTACCACCACGTCGATCACGACGGCAACCCGCTCCCCCACGGCCGCCACCGCGTCGCCCTCTCCGGCGAGGTCGCTTTCGCGGGCTCGGCCGCGCGGCCCGAGCAGGTGCACCTCGCGTTCGCCGATAGGGCCGACGAGATGCGGGTGATGTTCGTGTGCGCGGACGCCGTAAAGAGGGCCGTCAGGTACGGGCttgagaaggaggaggagaagggctGGACGGAGGTGGGCACGGAGGTGAGGACGTACGAGCAGAAGCACATGTGCGACGCGCCGGCGAACGACAGCGTAGGGTGGAGGCATCCGGGCTTCGTCTTCGATGGCCTCATGAATGGGTTGGAGCCCGGAAGGAGGTACTTTTACAAG GTCGGTAGTGACCCGGGAGGATGGAGCGAGACATACAGCTTTATTTCACGTGACAGTGAGGCCAATGAAACCATTGCTTTTCTCTTCGGTGATATGGGCACTTATGTACCATATAACACCTACATTCGCACACAAGACGAGAGCTTGTCAACGGTGAAGTGGATCCTCCGTGATATTGAAGCCGTTGGAGATAAGCCTGCATTTATTTCACACATTGGGGACATCAGTTATGCCAGAGGCTATGCTTGGGTGTGGGACCATTTCTTCAGCCAGATTGAGCCTATTGCAGCCAATACTCCATACCATGTCTGCATAGGAAATCATGAGTATGATTGGCCTTCACAACCTTGGAAACCTTCGTGGTCTACATATGGAAAGGATGGTGGAGGTGAATGCGGAATACCATACAGTGTCAAGTTCAGGATGCCTGGGAATTCTGTTCTACCTACTGGCAATGGAGCTCCGGACACACGGAATCTCTATTACTCTTTTGATTCAGGTGTTGTGCATTTTGTGTACATGTCGACTGAAACTAATTTCGTTCAGGGCAGCAACCAACACAATTTCCTAAAAGCTGACCTAGAGAAGGTGAACCGAAGTAGAACCCCATTTGTTGTGTTTCAGGGCCACCGGCCCATGTATACCTCGAGCAACGAAGCCAGGGATTTTGCCATGAGACAGCAGATGATCCAGCATCTTGAACCGCTCTTGGTGATGTACAATGTGACCCTTGCCCTGTGGGGACATGTCCATAGGTATGAGAGGTTCTGCCCCATGAAGAATTCACAGTGTCTGAACACATCATCAAGCTTCATATACCCTGGTGCCCCTGTTCATGTTGTGATCGGGATGGCCGGACAAGACTGGCAACCGATCTGGCAACCAAGGCGTGATCATCCAGATGTTCCCATCTTTCCACAGCCTGGGATCTCCATGTACCGTGGTGGTGAGTTCGGGTACACAAAACTGGTAGCTACCAGGGAGAAGCTAACGCTGATGTACGTCGGGAACCATGACGGACAAGTCCATGACATGGTGGAGATATTCTCTGGACAAACATCTACTGAAGCTAGTGCTACTGAGGCGGTCAATCAAACAAAGCTCGGCTCGGGAACCAGCACCAAGCTGAAGATTTCCCCATTATACTTGGAAATTGGAGGTAGTGTGATGTTGGCATTGCTGCTTGGTTTTGCCTTGGGATTTCTCCTCAGGAAGAAGAGAGAAGCGGCACAATGGACTCCGGTGAAGAACGAGGAATCCTAA